The following nucleotide sequence is from Sander vitreus isolate 19-12246 chromosome 3, sanVit1, whole genome shotgun sequence.
AGTGAAATCATGAaggcacgcgcacgcacacacacacacacacacacacacacacacacacacacacacacacacacacacggacacacggacacagacaatCAGTACATTAAATCTTGTCTTGTTAGTTAACCAGCATGACAGTTTTCTGCAGGTGCACCTTTTTATCTTGTTACagccaaattacatttttactttgcAAGGCAGTTGCATTTTATCATCTTTTCATGATGGAGAGTGACAGGTAAGCTTGTTAGCTGCAATATCAAATCATGATATTCACTGAACAATAAAGTCAAGCAGCTTATGCTTTCCCTAGAGTGCTCCATGAGCAACTTCAGTGTGAAGGACTCATGAACAGATTGGCTCTTGTCGAGCTATTTCAAATATTGCCTTTGTCCCACTTGACCTCCCGCATTTTAAAGCTGGTTAGAGCCATAATAATTTACTGGTGTTTATTTCATAGATGTGTTTGGTCtgcattttctatttttcaTATAAAGTCTCAGTCAATCACAGTTAGGGCTTGACATTGAATCTCAATaactcaaaaaacaaacaaaaaacaaccagtATTGAAAACTCGTTCGTCATGGCTGACATCAAATGTCTGGTCAAATTTGCAGTCTTATTAGACTTATTAGACTATTTTATGTAGGCAAAGTTCTTGTACAGCTGATTTGTGTTCAGACAtttgaaaagtttattttcttatatatacagtagaaaAACTCGATATTTTCAAAGTAAGGTAACAAAAAAGGTATCATTTTTGTGTCTGTACCAAAACTCATGTATCATATCAGCGCTAATATTAAATTAATCAgtattttacagtgtgcatAACTACTGGTCAGCAACGTTTCATTTCTTCCGGTGCCGCTGGAGGTTCCGCTgtatgtccctcattttcggccggctgtccctcaccttctgctttctttgtgttggcattctaaactcctactccgactatggttaactgctcctcagatctctgcagggtaaatccagacagctagctagactatctgtccaatctgagttttctcttgcacgactgaaacaacttttgaacgtacatgttccaccaaaacaagctatttcctgaggctattttcagacgcaccgttgctctgtccgacgcttagcgctgcccatgacgattgtgattggtttaaagaaatgccaataaaccagagcacgtttttatcccatcccggaatgctgtgtggactagccagaccctcctccgcagcctGTGGAGATactgtaggtctggcaatgcaataCTAGGTCAGGTATAACCTATGCTTTACTGTAACACATATGGTAAATGGCTCTTGTATGTCCTCTTTAGGTGTGGGCACGTCCCTGATGCTGGTGCATCTTGCAGGAGTGGAGTTGACTCCAGAAGGCAGGATATGGCTGCAGAAGAACCTGGCTCCTGCCCAAACAGTCTGGCTAAAACTTATCAGCCGAGAGGACGACATGCTACACTGTTTGGTGTCTCAAAGCAGGGTGAGGCATCTAATAACTGAGGGAAAAAAGGCTTTCAGTCTCTCTGCCAGTAGCTGAAAAAACAATGGTTTATTTTTCACAATTGTATACTTGATGTCTGACTGATAGGAGTTTAAATTCCATGAATTAATTTCCTCATCTCTCCAGCAGGGGTTGATGTGGAGCTACTGTTTGAGTGAAAAGGTCCTCATGCTCGGTCTGGCTCGCACTGCACCCTTGGTCGGGGTCCTGCCTGACTCTCGCCTCTATTGGCGTCTCCACAAACGGCTGCACAGGGCAGAGGTCAAAGCTGAGAGGAAGGGGCGGGGACTGTGGAAGCAGGACAGCCTATGGGAGAGGGCCTCTGAAGCTGTCAGGGACAACCCTTTATTCAGACTGATGAGGAGGATCTTTAGGAGGAGTTGATGCACTAAGTGATCCTAATCGAAATGTGACAGCACAcaatcagttttatttattcagtatACCTGTTATTGTCAACTGATATATTGAGTTTAAAAGTCGCACTACAGGCTACAAAAAGTGCCATCCATCTCTAATCTCTCATGTATGGCAGATATGCTTCAGTGCTATAAAAACAGTTACACTCTCCTGATATTACAACAAATTACACCTGTTGCAAAGGTTTGTGCTTTATGTTTTTACTGTATTTCACAGTTTTTAGAAGtttgaaatgattaaaaaactATCTCTAATCCTGATACTAATCCCTTGGCTATCACCTACCCCATTAGACCACAGCTAAG
It contains:
- the c18h3orf33 gene encoding protein C3orf33 homolog isoform X2, which produces MHERAIWSLYCRSNISTGLAVAGVIVIARSIKLITKFQAASEIPARFIERNISLRGKVHSITERGLEVEHVPIYLPVLSPLLSKHKGVGTSLMLVHLAGVELTPEGRIWLQKNLAPAQTVWLKLISREDDMLHCLVSQSRGLMWSYCLSEKVLMLGLARTAPLVGVLPDSRLYWRLHKRLHRAEVKAERKGRGLWKQDSLWERASEAVRDNPLFRLMRRIFRRS
- the c18h3orf33 gene encoding protein C3orf33 homolog isoform X1, coding for MHQENVNNMPESSRETETDERVTDRQQRDHGNHSSHNIVALISQFADDNLTLVRNISTGLAVAGVIVIARSIKLITKFQAASEIPARFIERNISLRGKVHSITERGLEVEHVPIYLPVLSPLLSKHKGVGTSLMLVHLAGVELTPEGRIWLQKNLAPAQTVWLKLISREDDMLHCLVSQSRGLMWSYCLSEKVLMLGLARTAPLVGVLPDSRLYWRLHKRLHRAEVKAERKGRGLWKQDSLWERASEAVRDNPLFRLMRRIFRRS